In Streptomyces sp. NBC_01381, a genomic segment contains:
- a CDS encoding DUF1963 domain-containing protein, producing the protein MPKGPPSGAEISSCASRTTPPPLLDVEALFPAIAPLRREAVRLHPRRGQPGPRDSSVGGAPAWPAAEAWPHCGDSHPRTRFAPVDDGVAQAMVPVLQLYARDVPELPFPEGTDVLQVLWCPFDHEAGYVPRPEIFWRDSARCEPLVEEPPRPVGARDDYLPDPCVLHPERVVEYPSWDLDDEVAEELEEAFEEMEDRAEEDGSPCAYWSHLSVAPGIKVGGYPSWTQDPYWPTCPGPCGQRMRHLVTIKSAEFDGASWRRWVPVEDRSGAGEDGWSVFALPYEERNALQCAPGIMLGDMGGMYLFVCAHGCPDMPFRYHSDCS; encoded by the coding sequence GTGCCAAAGGGACCCCCGTCTGGCGCCGAGATCTCGTCGTGCGCGTCCCGCACCACCCCGCCACCCCTCCTCGACGTCGAGGCCCTCTTCCCCGCCATCGCGCCCCTCCGTCGCGAGGCCGTCCGGCTGCATCCTCGGCGGGGGCAGCCCGGGCCAAGGGACAGTTCTGTGGGTGGGGCGCCGGCGTGGCCGGCCGCTGAGGCCTGGCCGCACTGTGGGGACTCGCATCCGCGGACACGGTTCGCGCCCGTCGACGATGGTGTCGCGCAGGCCATGGTTCCGGTGCTTCAGCTCTACGCGCGTGATGTTCCCGAACTGCCCTTCCCTGAAGGCACCGACGTACTGCAAGTCCTCTGGTGTCCCTTCGATCACGAGGCCGGGTATGTGCCTCGGCCCGAGATCTTCTGGCGGGACAGCGCGCGGTGTGAGCCGCTCGTCGAGGAGCCGCCGCGGCCCGTCGGTGCCCGTGACGACTATCTGCCGGATCCCTGCGTGCTGCACCCCGAGCGTGTCGTCGAGTATCCGAGCTGGGATCTCGATGACGAGGTCGCGGAGGAGCTGGAGGAGGCGTTCGAGGAGATGGAGGATCGTGCCGAGGAGGACGGGAGTCCCTGCGCCTACTGGTCGCATCTCAGCGTTGCTCCCGGCATCAAAGTCGGTGGCTATCCGAGTTGGACCCAGGATCCTTACTGGCCCACCTGTCCCGGCCCGTGCGGGCAGCGTATGCGGCATCTCGTCACCATCAAGAGCGCCGAGTTCGACGGGGCCTCATGGCGGCGCTGGGTGCCTGTCGAGGACAGGTCCGGCGCGGGTGAAGACGGGTGGAGCGTGTTTGCGCTTCCCTACGAGGAGCGGAACGCCCTGCAGTGCGCGCCCGGCATCATGCTCGGCGACATGGGTGGCATGTATCTCTTCGTCTGCGCGCACGGCTGTCCCGACATGCCCTTCCGGTACCACTCCGACTGTTCGTGA
- a CDS encoding very short patch repair endonuclease, which translates to MSRQRSRDTKPEVAVRRLLHAAGLRYRLQRRVPGMARNTIDIAFPGPRVAVFIDGCFWHGCPEHATYPKANSQFWHEKINKNAGRDARTTAHLESLGWTVLRFWEHEKPEQVATQVEAVLQSAKHVRRPTPGSR; encoded by the coding sequence ATGAGCAGGCAACGGTCTCGGGACACCAAGCCGGAAGTCGCCGTCCGCCGGCTGCTGCACGCCGCCGGCCTCCGCTATCGGCTACAGCGACGCGTTCCCGGAATGGCCCGCAACACGATCGACATCGCCTTCCCCGGGCCTCGCGTCGCCGTCTTCATCGACGGCTGCTTCTGGCACGGTTGCCCCGAGCACGCCACCTACCCGAAGGCGAACTCCCAGTTCTGGCACGAAAAGATCAACAAGAACGCCGGCCGAGACGCCAGGACCACCGCCCACCTCGAATCACTCGGCTGGACCGTCCTCCGCTTCTGGGAGCACGAGAAGCCGGAGCAAGTGGCCACCCAGGTGGAGGCGGTGCTCCAATCGGCGAAACACGTCCGACGCCCGACACCCGGGAGCCGGTGA
- a CDS encoding NAD(P)/FAD-dependent oxidoreductase, with amino-acid sequence MTARTPTRARTALVIGGGIAGPVAAMALHKAGIEATVYEAYDSTKRVGPSPGMTIAPNGQQALSAIDAADVVSAIGTPVTSTSLRSWTGRHLAALTPPPDLPPTRFVWRTDLHEAIDEEVARRDIPVHRGKRLLDATDTGTGVTARFADGSLARADILIGADGLRSTVRPLIDPSAPTPHYGGTLTFTARVTETELPSTSGVLHQCLGKRAYMTYQIFDDGSAVWSVTLPHREPMTTAEARSVGPAAWLSRLTEAFTGDRTAATELLDSTPAPALLITGPTENMPPLSTWSRGRMILIGDAAHATPPTSGQGASLASESAVQLARCLRDLPPSKAFRAYESLRRPRVSRILKHATSTPTSTSAAARTASPKPAGPLTRALRDAVLPVATKVGAGSVWGTWQFDHRIDWDERVD; translated from the coding sequence ATGACCGCGCGAACCCCCACCCGCGCCCGTACCGCCCTGGTCATCGGGGGCGGCATCGCAGGCCCGGTAGCGGCGATGGCGCTGCACAAGGCGGGCATCGAGGCAACGGTGTACGAGGCGTACGACTCCACGAAGCGCGTGGGCCCGAGCCCCGGCATGACGATCGCCCCCAACGGCCAGCAGGCCCTGTCCGCGATCGACGCGGCGGACGTGGTGAGCGCGATCGGCACCCCGGTGACGTCAACGTCCTTGCGCAGCTGGACAGGTAGGCACCTCGCCGCCCTGACCCCGCCCCCCGACCTCCCGCCGACCCGATTCGTCTGGCGCACGGACCTCCACGAGGCGATCGACGAGGAGGTGGCACGCCGCGACATCCCCGTCCACCGGGGCAAGCGCCTGCTGGACGCGACGGATACCGGCACGGGCGTCACGGCCCGCTTCGCGGACGGCTCGCTGGCGAGGGCGGACATCCTGATCGGCGCGGACGGCCTCCGCTCGACGGTCCGCCCCCTGATCGACCCCTCGGCCCCAACTCCCCACTACGGCGGGACACTTACCTTCACAGCGAGGGTGACGGAGACTGAACTCCCCTCCACCTCGGGCGTATTGCACCAATGCCTCGGCAAGCGCGCGTACATGACGTACCAGATCTTCGACGACGGCTCGGCGGTGTGGTCCGTGACTCTGCCCCACCGTGAACCCATGACGACGGCGGAGGCGCGCTCGGTCGGCCCGGCAGCATGGCTGAGCCGCCTGACGGAGGCGTTCACGGGCGACCGCACGGCGGCAACGGAACTCCTCGACTCCACCCCGGCCCCCGCCCTCCTCATCACGGGCCCCACGGAGAACATGCCCCCGCTCAGCACCTGGAGCCGAGGCCGCATGATCCTGATAGGCGACGCGGCGCACGCAACACCTCCCACGTCAGGCCAAGGCGCATCCCTCGCCTCGGAGAGCGCGGTCCAACTGGCCCGCTGCCTGCGAGACTTGCCCCCTTCCAAGGCCTTCAGGGCGTACGAGTCCCTGCGCCGCCCCCGGGTGTCCCGCATCCTCAAACACGCCACATCCACCCCGACATCCACCTCGGCCGCGGCCCGCACGGCGTCCCCGAAGCCGGCGGGTCCCCTGACCCGCGCGCTCCGGGACGCGGTGCTGCCGGTGGCGACGAAGGTGGGAGCCGGTTCGGTATGGGGAACGTGGCAGTTCGACCACCGGATCGACTGGGATGAGCGGGTGGACTAG
- a CDS encoding DNA cytosine methyltransferase, translating into MTVALPRQLPPVGFRIVDLFAGPGGLDMAATVLGVPSLGIEWDANAVTTREAAGLRTVHGDVRSYGPKDFPEANVLAGGPPCQSFTVAGTGAGRRALDDVLKFVQRLVDRDARANIDADLAEMDDERTGLVLEPLRWALSAIDNDELRPYEAIVLEQVPAALPVWEAYGAALTDEGYSVAHGILHTEEFGVPQTRRRAILVARRNGHTAALPTPTHQRYRKGAPRPPGDLVLQSWVAMEDVLTERIGRFQVVSNYGTGGNPRLRGRRRSCEPSATVTGKVSRNRIVTDDTTELDLPRLSTGEAGQLQTFPKRFPWSGGDISQQIGNAVPPRLGIHVLSAALGLATPGEDAWRALAEWSPQVRDEARADAPH; encoded by the coding sequence ATGACCGTCGCTCTGCCTCGCCAGCTCCCACCTGTGGGTTTCCGCATCGTGGACCTCTTCGCCGGCCCCGGCGGGCTGGACATGGCCGCGACGGTTCTGGGCGTGCCCTCCTTGGGCATCGAATGGGACGCGAACGCCGTCACGACACGTGAGGCGGCAGGGCTCCGGACCGTCCACGGCGACGTACGCAGCTACGGTCCGAAGGACTTCCCCGAGGCAAATGTCCTCGCAGGCGGCCCGCCCTGTCAGAGCTTCACCGTCGCAGGCACCGGGGCAGGTCGCCGCGCCCTGGACGACGTGCTGAAATTCGTACAGCGCCTCGTCGATCGCGACGCACGCGCCAATATCGATGCCGACCTCGCCGAGATGGACGACGAGCGCACGGGGCTTGTCCTGGAGCCCTTGCGCTGGGCCCTGAGCGCCATCGACAACGACGAGCTCCGTCCGTACGAAGCCATCGTCCTCGAGCAGGTGCCCGCGGCCCTCCCCGTCTGGGAGGCGTACGGAGCGGCCCTCACCGACGAGGGCTACTCGGTGGCACACGGCATCCTGCACACCGAGGAGTTCGGCGTTCCGCAGACCCGCCGCCGCGCGATCCTCGTCGCCCGGCGCAACGGGCACACGGCCGCCCTCCCCACCCCCACCCATCAGCGCTACCGCAAGGGCGCCCCACGCCCACCGGGCGATCTCGTGCTCCAGAGTTGGGTGGCCATGGAGGACGTGCTGACCGAGCGCATCGGCCGCTTCCAGGTCGTCTCCAACTACGGCACCGGCGGCAATCCCAGGCTCCGCGGCAGACGCCGCTCCTGCGAGCCCTCGGCCACGGTGACCGGAAAGGTCTCCCGCAACCGCATCGTCACCGACGACACCACAGAGCTCGACCTGCCCCGGCTGAGCACGGGCGAGGCGGGGCAGCTCCAGACCTTCCCGAAGCGGTTCCCCTGGTCCGGCGGCGACATCTCCCAACAGATCGGCAACGCCGTTCCACCCCGCCTCGGCATCCACGTCCTCAGTGCCGCGCTCGGCCTGGCGACGCCGGGCGAGGACGCGTGGCGTGCCCTCGCCGAATGGTCCCCGCAGGTCCGTGACGAGGCCCGGGCAGACGCCCCACACTGA
- a CDS encoding RidA family protein, with product MERTAVNPVTWSAELGFNQGEVVSGHTRTLYVSGQTAMSRDGKPQHDGDMAAQLALSIDNLEAVLAEAGMSLANLVRLNVYTTDVELLFPHYGVLAGRLGASGVAPTSTMLGVTRLAVPGQMVELEGTAVA from the coding sequence GTGGAGCGAACTGCGGTCAACCCGGTTACCTGGTCCGCGGAGTTGGGGTTCAACCAGGGTGAAGTCGTCTCCGGGCACACCCGGACCCTGTACGTCTCGGGGCAGACCGCGATGAGCCGTGACGGCAAACCCCAGCACGACGGGGACATGGCAGCGCAGTTGGCGCTGAGCATCGACAACCTGGAGGCCGTGCTCGCCGAGGCCGGCATGTCTCTCGCCAACCTCGTCCGGCTCAACGTCTACACGACCGACGTCGAGCTGCTCTTTCCGCACTACGGCGTTCTGGCAGGGCGGTTGGGCGCCTCAGGGGTGGCGCCGACCAGCACGATGCTCGGGGTGACCCGGCTTGCGGTCCCCGGCCAGATGGTCGAGCTGGAGGGCACCGCCGTCGCCTGA
- a CDS encoding YafY family protein has product MRADRLVSLVLLLRQRGRLTADTLAGELEVSTRTVLRDIEALSAAGVPVYAERGRYGGFALSPGFRTELTGLNHDEALALLTAGSGRGEQTFGLGSALASAMRKVVDALPEGHRATASDAVQRFLVDPETDLLSRRQATEAPDTTTMFEVRRAVLAGHKLRIHYAATGQAPQWRTVDPIGLVTVRDRGYLLATRSGADRTYRLSRLLAAEELPEPAQRPNRVDLDRIWQERSARFLSDGDHISVRIRVNPARREELLDTALAVRTEEPAPGAAGWLSLEVTFQDPRHAEWALWQLGTDAEALTPKSLRTALRNRAAAMATHYRDSS; this is encoded by the coding sequence ATGCGCGCCGACCGCTTGGTCTCACTGGTGCTACTCCTGCGCCAGCGCGGTCGACTGACTGCGGACACGCTGGCCGGCGAGCTGGAGGTATCCACCCGCACGGTGCTGCGCGACATCGAGGCGCTGTCCGCGGCCGGCGTCCCGGTCTACGCGGAACGCGGGCGGTACGGCGGGTTCGCGTTGTCGCCCGGTTTCCGGACCGAGCTCACCGGTCTCAATCACGACGAGGCCCTGGCCCTGCTGACCGCCGGATCGGGTCGCGGGGAGCAGACGTTCGGCCTCGGCTCGGCACTCGCTTCGGCCATGCGGAAGGTGGTCGACGCGCTGCCCGAAGGCCACCGGGCCACCGCGAGCGACGCGGTCCAGCGGTTCCTCGTAGACCCGGAGACCGACCTGCTCTCACGCAGGCAGGCCACCGAGGCACCCGACACCACCACCATGTTCGAGGTCAGGCGCGCGGTGCTCGCCGGCCACAAGCTGCGCATCCACTACGCGGCCACGGGCCAGGCGCCGCAGTGGCGCACGGTGGACCCGATCGGCCTGGTCACCGTACGAGACCGGGGCTACTTGCTGGCCACGAGATCCGGCGCGGACCGCACGTACCGCCTCTCGCGGTTGCTGGCCGCCGAGGAACTCCCCGAACCGGCACAGCGACCGAACCGAGTAGATCTGGACCGGATCTGGCAGGAACGCTCCGCGCGCTTCCTCTCCGACGGCGACCACATCTCCGTACGGATACGCGTGAACCCGGCACGACGCGAGGAGCTGCTGGACACGGCCCTGGCAGTCCGCACAGAAGAACCCGCCCCCGGCGCAGCGGGCTGGCTGAGCCTGGAGGTGACCTTCCAGGACCCCCGCCACGCCGAATGGGCGCTGTGGCAACTCGGCACGGACGCGGAAGCCCTGACGCCGAAGTCGCTGCGCACTGCCTTGCGCAACCGCGCGGCAGCGATGGCGACCCACTACAGAGACTCATCTTGA
- a CDS encoding Z1 domain-containing protein produces MSGELGGMYDVFRNLLETSTPTEAVKQLEILGVDDERIQRIREFHEHQLLSIKEMEEPRVAVNGNRETWYTGPRENDRAWPAIQRELERSGWGPDAIEDLDSASTRVVSLLNHPKEPDFSTRGLVVGYVQSGKTTNFTSVMAKAADRGYKLFIVLAGIHNGLRRQTQARLAQQLVESNPTSWSQLTGLDRDFVPTENAASFFGGSNSTHVLCVVKKNATVLRKFALWLESASDYLQQAPALVIDDEADQASVATTSINPLILRILDTLPKAAYVGYTATPFANVLIDPAAKDLYPSDFIVNLPQPKAHFGTEVLFGRYALDGEDPEDVDDGYDMIRSVPAEDVPLVSPSTRADADGFTPEITDTLEEAVQYFWLTSAARRVRGTGNKHATMLIHTSMRIQVHNSFRIPLKKIRAHTLDHLDDPGTLRRLRTLWDEETARVAAEDFGETKVPFDTLLEELPGVIGDCRIIMDNSDSEDTLDYDNGPVVAIAVGGNKFSRGLTLEGLAVTYFVRAASAYDTLLQMGRWFGFRHGYADLPRVWMTDELHAAFRHLATVEADMRRDIDVYLHENETPQTFAVRLRTHPVLRVTAAAKMQSAIRASAAYGGRRIQTRYFHTRADWLRDNQNAARDLVRRAVAEAVTQDSRPEDGRHILHGVPHTDVLDFLSRYRFHESSQECDAALISSYVRRRVQQGSLLRWNVAIVGNRAGDTDTDFTFAPDIAVGRITRARLQSPTGEPDFADIKTLMSRADATVDLVDVPRGLEEDEIKRERRKQLPDTGLLVLYPIDKDSRPSELRKKSREPLDAEDHVIGIGLVFPEPRQDSAVDWDGSYISADLSGIRLEDTDDEDLRTLEGEDAA; encoded by the coding sequence GTGAGCGGCGAACTCGGCGGAATGTACGACGTCTTCCGCAACCTCCTCGAAACCAGCACACCCACAGAGGCGGTGAAGCAGCTGGAGATCCTCGGGGTCGACGACGAGCGGATCCAGCGCATTCGCGAGTTCCACGAACACCAGCTGCTCTCGATCAAGGAGATGGAGGAGCCGCGGGTAGCCGTCAACGGCAACCGGGAGACCTGGTACACCGGCCCGCGCGAGAACGACCGCGCGTGGCCCGCCATCCAGCGCGAGCTGGAGAGGTCCGGCTGGGGACCGGACGCGATCGAGGACCTCGACTCGGCATCCACGCGCGTCGTCTCGCTGCTCAACCACCCCAAGGAACCCGACTTCTCCACGCGTGGCCTCGTGGTCGGCTACGTACAGTCCGGCAAGACCACCAACTTCACCTCGGTGATGGCCAAGGCGGCCGACCGCGGCTACAAGCTCTTCATCGTTCTCGCCGGGATCCACAACGGCCTGCGTCGCCAGACCCAGGCCCGGCTCGCCCAACAACTGGTGGAGTCGAACCCGACCAGCTGGTCCCAACTCACCGGCCTCGACCGTGACTTCGTCCCGACGGAGAACGCCGCTTCCTTCTTCGGCGGCAGCAACAGCACCCACGTGCTGTGCGTGGTGAAGAAGAACGCCACCGTGCTCCGCAAGTTCGCCCTCTGGCTGGAGTCGGCCTCCGACTACCTGCAGCAGGCACCCGCGCTGGTGATCGACGACGAGGCCGACCAGGCCAGCGTCGCCACCACATCGATCAATCCGCTGATCCTCCGCATTCTCGACACCCTGCCGAAGGCTGCGTACGTCGGATATACCGCGACCCCCTTCGCCAACGTCCTCATCGACCCGGCGGCGAAGGACCTGTATCCGAGCGACTTCATCGTCAACCTGCCCCAGCCCAAGGCGCACTTCGGCACGGAGGTCCTCTTCGGTCGGTACGCCCTCGACGGCGAGGACCCCGAGGACGTGGACGACGGGTACGACATGATCCGCAGCGTCCCCGCCGAGGACGTCCCCCTGGTAAGCCCCTCGACGAGGGCGGACGCCGACGGCTTCACGCCCGAGATCACCGACACCCTCGAAGAGGCCGTCCAGTACTTCTGGCTCACCTCGGCCGCCCGCCGGGTACGCGGCACCGGCAACAAGCACGCCACCATGCTGATCCACACCAGCATGCGCATCCAGGTCCACAACAGCTTCCGGATACCGCTCAAGAAGATCCGCGCGCACACCCTGGACCACCTGGACGACCCCGGCACGCTGCGGCGGCTGCGCACCCTCTGGGACGAGGAGACCGCGCGGGTCGCCGCCGAGGACTTCGGGGAGACGAAGGTCCCCTTCGACACGCTCCTGGAAGAGTTGCCGGGCGTGATCGGCGACTGCCGGATCATCATGGACAACTCCGACAGCGAGGACACCCTCGACTACGACAACGGCCCGGTGGTCGCCATCGCGGTCGGCGGCAACAAGTTCTCCCGAGGCCTCACCCTGGAAGGACTCGCCGTCACCTACTTCGTCCGCGCGGCCTCGGCATACGACACCCTGCTCCAGATGGGCCGCTGGTTCGGTTTCCGGCACGGGTACGCCGATCTCCCCCGCGTGTGGATGACGGACGAACTCCACGCCGCCTTCCGGCATCTGGCCACGGTCGAGGCGGACATGCGTCGCGACATCGACGTGTACCTCCACGAGAACGAGACCCCGCAGACGTTCGCGGTCCGCCTGCGCACCCACCCGGTGCTGCGGGTGACCGCCGCGGCCAAGATGCAGTCCGCGATCAGGGCCAGCGCGGCGTACGGCGGTCGCCGGATTCAGACCCGCTACTTCCACACCCGGGCCGACTGGCTGCGCGACAACCAGAATGCCGCGCGCGACCTGGTGCGTCGCGCTGTCGCAGAAGCCGTCACACAGGACTCGCGCCCCGAGGACGGTCGTCACATCCTGCATGGAGTCCCGCACACCGATGTGCTCGACTTCCTGAGCAGGTACCGCTTCCACGAGAGCTCCCAGGAGTGCGACGCCGCCCTGATCTCCTCATACGTTCGGCGTCGCGTTCAGCAAGGCTCCCTGCTGCGCTGGAACGTCGCGATCGTCGGCAACCGCGCCGGCGACACCGACACCGATTTCACCTTCGCCCCGGACATCGCCGTCGGTCGCATCACGCGTGCCCGTCTCCAAAGCCCCACGGGAGAACCGGACTTCGCCGACATCAAGACCCTCATGAGCCGGGCCGACGCCACCGTCGACCTGGTGGACGTCCCCCGTGGGCTGGAGGAGGACGAGATCAAGCGGGAGCGCCGCAAGCAGCTCCCGGACACCGGTCTGCTCGTGCTGTACCCGATCGACAAGGACTCCCGTCCCTCCGAGCTCCGCAAGAAGTCCCGTGAGCCGCTCGACGCCGAGGATCACGTGATCGGCATCGGGCTGGTCTTCCCGGAACCCCGGCAGGACAGCGCGGTCGACTGGGACGGCAGCTACATCTCGGCGGACCTCTCCGGCATCCGGCTGGAGGACACCGACGACGAGGACCTGCGTACGCTCGAGGGCGAGGACGCAGCGTGA
- a CDS encoding PD-(D/E)XK motif protein, with protein MTDIFRRTLEESWRDLLLTPVSADNRLRTAPLPVTTSRGPVLAAVDHEGHRHLLIPIAGNQHVREIRDGQVLRLRRRPLEDEDIFQYYADLGCLRRDLDDVFTGLGENVLREMAGLGEEEQTPASSQALKALHRVLDRWRALFRTSGTLLGPEQLAGLYGELHILLRLLAENPSAHRLWTGPSGCPHDFTSGTDAVEVKTTTGDALRVRVHGLRQLEPPEGGSLQLACLRVERVPEGGEGTSVVDLVERALRLCDDESTLLGLLAEVGYHTVDAERYRTTRLLIREERWYAVGAGFPRITTADLAVAEVPGNVTDVEYTVDLTVPSPSPLPMTGVERHLAAMLGESK; from the coding sequence GTGACCGACATATTCCGGCGGACGCTGGAGGAGAGCTGGCGGGATCTCCTGCTCACCCCCGTGTCCGCGGACAACCGGCTGCGCACCGCCCCGCTGCCGGTCACCACATCGCGCGGCCCGGTCCTCGCCGCCGTCGATCACGAGGGTCATCGGCACCTGCTGATACCGATCGCCGGGAATCAGCACGTCCGCGAGATCCGCGACGGCCAGGTACTGCGCCTGCGCAGGCGTCCCCTGGAGGACGAGGACATCTTCCAGTACTACGCCGATCTCGGCTGCCTGCGCCGCGACCTCGACGACGTGTTCACCGGACTCGGCGAGAACGTCCTGCGGGAGATGGCCGGACTCGGCGAGGAAGAGCAGACTCCCGCCTCCTCCCAGGCGCTCAAGGCCCTGCACCGGGTCCTGGATCGCTGGCGAGCCCTGTTCCGCACGTCCGGAACGCTGCTGGGCCCGGAACAACTCGCAGGCCTGTACGGCGAATTGCACATACTGCTTCGCCTCCTCGCCGAGAACCCCAGCGCCCACAGACTGTGGACGGGGCCGAGCGGCTGTCCGCACGACTTCACCTCTGGAACCGACGCCGTCGAGGTGAAGACCACCACCGGCGACGCACTGCGCGTACGCGTCCATGGCCTGCGCCAACTGGAACCACCGGAGGGCGGCTCCCTTCAACTCGCCTGCCTGCGCGTCGAGCGTGTGCCCGAGGGGGGCGAGGGGACGAGCGTCGTGGACCTGGTGGAACGGGCGCTGCGGCTGTGCGACGACGAGAGCACACTGCTCGGCCTCCTCGCCGAGGTCGGGTATCACACGGTCGACGCGGAGCGCTACCGCACGACCCGCCTCCTCATCCGCGAAGAGCGTTGGTATGCGGTCGGCGCCGGCTTCCCCCGCATCACGACCGCCGACCTCGCCGTCGCCGAGGTGCCCGGCAACGTGACCGACGTCGAATACACGGTGGATCTCACCGTGCCCTCACCAAGCCCTCTCCCGATGACCGGGGTGGAGAGACATCTGGCCGCCATGCTCGGGGAGAGCAAGTGA
- a CDS encoding DUF6339 family protein encodes MALLYPRLLAGQARPLHQQYKEMAPRDLAERVTHRHESAVYVATGGDRITEGQLRDLRARVMEVAERAGFPEEPSRAARARFDLDLAALLHAEMDLMPAEAASGDIWAFLALVLLPDVAYWRYPRPPGDRVVASDLTRHVFGRLWWRAHLVRDPAASEPYAALDILGEAAFDQIYARRKSLGGSPHLVRNILHAWAAVDLHGLAEREVLRDFLKRLLRLAPFVIFEALDDAELRAELRAVAEESVAALRPEEAQPATSDPAPPHWIRPEPEDNPEHDLLAPFTAAAAELKLYEALPATSDPAPTPTHSMPSGPELNLLAPFTAAEQAPVSPTRRLTSLELCAGAGGLALGLERAGFDPMLLIDNRPVALDTLRLNRPGWRIHEADLSTLDPAVVLQQPGMLGLDLISGGLPRVKAAAAVARERGNDHELAVFHATVALTRLLRPRALLIENVPDLVTSDMYAPLREAVQQELSASGYALHWFVLNAAHHGVPQDRKQGILLAFASTAAAEAFRIPQPSPEPPISVGQALGPSMAARGWPRAAEWAAQATDVAPTLVGGSWERGGADLGPTGSKKAWARIGVDGGTVADEAPGPYFKWNPALGREGMMPLTVEQAALLQGFPKDWAFAGRKTARYRQVGHASPPPVGEALGRAIHAALSTA; translated from the coding sequence ATGGCTCTGCTCTACCCCCGCCTCCTCGCCGGACAGGCCAGACCGCTCCACCAGCAGTACAAGGAGATGGCCCCCCGCGACCTGGCCGAACGTGTCACGCACCGCCACGAGTCCGCGGTCTACGTCGCCACCGGCGGCGACCGGATCACCGAGGGACAACTACGCGACCTGCGGGCCCGTGTCATGGAGGTCGCCGAGCGCGCGGGCTTCCCCGAGGAGCCCTCCCGCGCGGCCCGGGCCCGCTTCGACCTCGACCTGGCGGCGCTCCTGCACGCCGAGATGGACCTGATGCCGGCCGAAGCCGCGTCCGGCGACATCTGGGCCTTTCTCGCGCTGGTGCTGCTCCCCGACGTGGCGTACTGGCGCTACCCCCGTCCGCCGGGCGACCGCGTCGTGGCCAGCGACCTCACCCGGCACGTCTTCGGCCGCCTGTGGTGGCGCGCACACCTCGTCCGCGACCCGGCGGCCTCCGAGCCATACGCGGCACTCGACATCCTCGGCGAGGCCGCCTTCGACCAGATCTACGCCCGCCGCAAGTCCCTCGGCGGCAGCCCTCATCTCGTACGCAACATCCTTCACGCCTGGGCGGCCGTCGACCTGCACGGCCTCGCCGAGCGTGAAGTGCTGCGCGACTTCCTCAAGCGGCTCCTCAGGCTCGCCCCCTTCGTCATCTTCGAGGCTCTGGACGACGCCGAGCTGCGGGCCGAACTGCGCGCCGTGGCCGAGGAGTCGGTGGCCGCCCTGAGGCCCGAGGAAGCGCAGCCGGCCACTTCGGACCCCGCACCCCCACACTGGATCCGGCCAGAACCCGAAGACAACCCCGAACACGATCTCCTCGCACCGTTCACGGCGGCAGCCGCCGAGTTGAAGCTCTACGAAGCGCTGCCGGCCACTTCGGATCCCGCGCCCACGCCCACACACTCGATGCCGTCAGGACCCGAACTCAATCTGCTCGCACCGTTCACGGCGGCAGAACAGGCGCCCGTATCCCCAACCCGTCGCCTCACCTCCCTGGAGCTGTGCGCGGGTGCCGGCGGCCTCGCACTGGGCCTGGAAAGGGCGGGCTTCGACCCCATGCTGCTGATCGACAATCGCCCCGTCGCCCTCGACACCCTGCGCCTCAACCGACCCGGCTGGCGCATACACGAGGCGGACCTGAGCACGCTGGATCCGGCCGTGGTCCTTCAACAACCGGGCATGCTGGGGCTCGACCTGATCTCCGGCGGTCTGCCACGCGTGAAGGCGGCGGCCGCCGTCGCCCGCGAACGCGGCAACGACCACGAGCTGGCGGTCTTCCACGCCACGGTCGCCCTCACCCGGCTGCTGCGTCCCCGCGCCCTCCTGATCGAGAACGTGCCGGATCTGGTCACGAGCGACATGTACGCACCGCTCCGGGAAGCCGTGCAGCAAGAGTTGTCCGCGAGTGGCTACGCCCTGCACTGGTTCGTCCTCAACGCCGCCCACCATGGCGTGCCGCAGGACCGGAAACAGGGCATCCTCCTCGCCTTCGCGAGCACCGCGGCGGCCGAGGCGTTCCGGATTCCGCAGCCCTCTCCCGAACCTCCGATCAGTGTCGGCCAGGCGCTCGGCCCGTCCATGGCAGCCCGTGGTTGGCCCCGTGCCGCCGAGTGGGCGGCACAGGCCACCGACGTCGCCCCCACCCTCGTCGGAGGTTCCTGGGAACGCGGCGGCGCCGACCTGGGCCCGACCGGCTCCAAGAAGGCCTGGGCCCGCATCGGCGTGGACGGCGGCACGGTCGCCGACGAGGCACCGGGCCCCTACTTCAAGTGGAACCCGGCCCTGGGCCGCGAAGGCATGATGCCGCTCACCGTCGAGCAGGCCGCCCTGCTCCAGGGGTTCCCCAAGGATTGGGCCTTCGCGGGACGCAAGACCGCCCGCTACCGCCAGGTCGGGCATGCCTCCCCACCGCCGGTCGGCGAGGCGCTGGGGCGCGCGATCCACGCCGCGCTGTCGACCGCGTGA